A genome region from Armatimonadota bacterium includes the following:
- a CDS encoding tetratricopeptide repeat protein has translation MTSDQLEQAVALKQSGKYEEALKILTELLVENPDWAEVRHQMGLVQYFSGMFDESLATLKHARDLAPDAVEIRNDLGLTYATLGMYDEARAEFNEVLSVDPSNAKAQEQLQYFVDLA, from the coding sequence TTGACATCTGACCAACTTGAGCAGGCGGTAGCGCTTAAGCAGTCGGGCAAGTACGAGGAGGCGCTCAAAATCCTCACGGAACTGCTCGTAGAGAACCCCGACTGGGCCGAGGTTCGTCACCAGATGGGCCTTGTGCAGTACTTCAGCGGTATGTTTGATGAGTCACTGGCTACGCTGAAGCACGCGAGAGATCTGGCTCCAGATGCGGTGGAGATCCGCAATGATTTGGGCCTTACGTACGCCACACTCGGGATGTATGATGAAGCGCGTGCCGAGTTTAACGAGGTTCTCAGCGTCGACCCATCGAACGCAAAGGCGCAGGAACAGCTTCAGTATTTCGTTGATCTTGCGTGA